A DNA window from Trypanosoma brucei brucei TREU927 chromosome 11 chr11_scaffold01 genomic scaffold, whole genome shotgun sequence contains the following coding sequences:
- a CDS encoding expression site-associated gene (ESAG) protein, putative has product MLKGVREFYGDSRGRLYVMGLVLMLFFWWLGLRNVGSGETSVEGKKDGSYGNHIPRVFFLVAETRYAPGWCRMIVSSILTNVSVATVGMGGWYGHVSRWLWLYRYLRQKKMSEGDVIVIFDGGDTVFTGEDVREEAVKHFLDTTPKIPEAFNETAILRGEMTPPMLMAAENFCFTPQSHFMVKTPKSERAHQCSKLYNEAFVVSNRTGLRSILRANESGRSYLNGGGIIARVWALEEALKAFFNLRKKKFVWGCDQSMWALLLIWSITRPENIKPALLVRRGLISLDYETRYFLYPSKTMVMSGMILHFAGPVHVWKRTLPQYLSEINWYRALSNSSPKREASIRLLKNSTVEMYTFWGSRKDAKLSTVCPISNISDPSWLSGQLKK; this is encoded by the coding sequence ATGCTGAAAGGTGTTAGGGAATTCTATGGGGATTCAAGGGGCAGGTTGTATGTTATGGGGTTGGTGctgatgttatttttttggtGGTTGGGGTTAAGAAATGTAGGGAGTGGGGAAACTAGCgtggaggggaagaaggatGGAAGTTACGGTAATCACATACCAAGggtgttttttcttgttgcaGAAACGAGGTACGCGCCGGGGTGGTGCAGGATGATTGTAAGTTCGATACTCACTAATGTGAGCGTTGCCACAGTGGGCATGGGAGGCTGGTATGGGCATGTGAGCAGGTGGTTGTGGTTGTACCGGTACCTACGGCAGAAGAAGATGAGTGAGGGTGACGTGATTGTGATATTTGATGGGGGCGATACGGTCTTCACAGGGGAGGATGTAAGGGAGGAGGCAGTGAAGCATTTCCTCGACACTACACCAAAAATCCCTGAAGCGTTTAACGAGACGGCTATTTTAAGAGGGGAAATGACACCTCCAATGTTGATGGCCGCCGAAAATTTCTGTTTCACCCCTCAAAGTCATTTCATGGTAAAGACACCTAAGAGCGAGCGCGCTCATCAGTGCAGTAAACTGTACAACGAGGCGTTCGTAGTTTCCAATCGCACAGGGTTGCGTTCTATTTTAAGGGCGAATGAATCGGGAAGATCGTATCTCAACGGGGGAGGAATAATTGCCAGGGTGTGGGCACTAGAAGAGGCTCTGAAGGCATTCTTTAAcctcagaaaaaaaaagtttgttTGGGGTTGCGACCAGTCAATGTGGGCACTCTTGCTAATATGGAGTATCACCAGGCCGGAGAATATAAAGCCAGCGCTGTTGGTGAGAAGGGGGCTAATATCTCTTGACTATGAGACGCGTTACTTCCTTTATCCATCCAAGACGATGGTTATGAGTGGAATGATACTGCATTTTGCGGGACCAGTTCACGTGTGGAAGCGTACATTGCCACAGTATCTGAGTGAGATAAATTGGTATAGAGCACTGAGCAATTCTTCCCCCAAGCGGGAGGCCTCCATTCGTTTGCTGAAAAATTCCACTGTGGAGATGTACACTTTCTGGGGTTCCCGCAAAGACGCTAAGTTAAGTACCGTATGCCCCATATCTAACATCTCCGACCCCAGTTGGCTCAGTGGGCAGTTGAAAAAGTAA
- a CDS encoding expression site-associated gene (ESAG) protein, putative has protein sequence MLKGARAIYGGTRGRLYAAMVGVMLLTVLWFLGEMSVRNKETGTLLRKKDSGRNYTPRVYYAVVHTRYSPGWCRMIVSSILTNASVATLGMGGWYGHVKRWDWIYSYMVREKMRESDVIMLFDGGDTYFTDAGVREEAVKHFLDTTPKIPEAFNETAILRGEMTPPMLFTAEKGCATPQLNIMVKPEGRSEFQNCKKLFDDAMDATRGVGVENILRVNESGRSYLNGGGVIARVWALKEALKVFFNLRRQSLIWLCDQTMWTIVLTWSVSRPKHVKPKLLLRRGIISLDYETRFFHYPHSVSVESGVVLHFPTSISAWRNLMPKYLNQTSWFRALRDSSFQQKNAYRRLLENSSVEVHTVWGARRYMKLSGVCPLSDISDPRWLIRPLRK, from the coding sequence ATGTTGAAAGGGGCTAGGGCAATTTATGGGGGCACAAGGGGAAGACTATATGCCGCGATGGTGGGGGTGATGCTGCTAACTGTGCTCTGGTTTTTGGGAGAAATGAGCGTGAGGAACAAGGAAACAGGGACGTTGTTAAGAAAGAAAGACAGTGGTAGAAATTATACGCCGAGGGTGTATTATGCTGTGGTGCACACGAGGTACTCTCCGGGGTGGTGCAGGATGATTGTAAGTTCTATACTCACTAATGCATCGGTTGCGACACTGGGCATGGGAGGCTGGTATGGGCATGTGAAGAGGTGGGACTGGATTTATAGTTACATGGTGCGTGAGAAGATGCGCGAAAGTGATGTGATTATGTTGTTCGATGGGGGAGATACCTATTTCACCGATGCAGGTGTTAGGGAGGAGGCAGTGAAGCATTTCCTCGACACTACACCAAAAATCCCTGAAGCGTTCAACGAGACGGCTATTTTAAGAGGAGAAATGACACCTCCAATGTTGTTTACCGCTGAGAAGGGTTGCGCTACTCCTCAGCTGAATATCATGGTGAAGCCGGAGGGGAGGTCGGAGTTTCAAAACTGTAAGAAGTTGTTTGATGACGCAATGGATGCAACAAGGGGTGTGGGAGTTGAAAATATTTTAAGGGTAAATGAATCGGGAAGGTCGTATCTTAATGGCGGAGGCGTGATAGCCAGAGTGTGGGCGCTAAAAGAGGCTTTGAAagttttctttaatttgaGACGCCAGAGCCTTATTTGGCTATGTGATCAAACTATGTGGACTATAGTGTTGACATGGAGCGTCAGTAGGCCGAAGCATGTGAAGCCAAAATTACTGCTGCGAAGGGGAATTATATCCCTCGATTACGAGACgcgtttttttcattatccCCACAGTGTTTCGGTCGAAAGTGGCGTGGTTTTGCACTTCCCAACCTCAATTAGTGCGTGGAGGAACCTGATGCCCAAATATCTCAACCAAACAAGTTGGTTTAGAGCCCTTCGAGATTCTTCCTTCCAACAGAAAAATGCCTACAGACGTCTATTGGAGAATAGCTCTGTAGAAGTCCACACTGTGTGGGGCGCACGCCGGTATATGAAACTTAGTGGTGTGTGCCCTCTCTCGGACATTTCAGACCCTAGATGGCTTATTCGACCACTGAGAAAATAG